One region of Microbacterium sp. M28 genomic DNA includes:
- a CDS encoding SulP family inorganic anion transporter, whose product MRTYLGRFGGRRTLRKDLVAGVALGVESVPDGLAAGVLAGVNPLFGLNAYMIGTFTGALTTGSVFMSVQATGAMSVILADVPEMQGPLAATAIATVTVMAGLIMLGLGLARLGSLVRFIPTAVLIGFVNAVAINIVLGQLDNLTGFTSTGANRLVRALDSALGMAHFSWPSLIVGALTAAVILVLERTRLGALAMVVAVVAGSAAALLMPNQSVATVGDLAEVTRSLPGLSLPDPLLVLSLIVPALSLALVGLVQGAAISGSVPNPDGTYPNASADFRGQGIANIATGMLQGMPVGGSMSATALVRAAGAKTALANLTAGVVMLVTLLVCGPLIEYVAMPALAALLILIGIRTFKFHQITMVWRTGAMQIAVFLVTFVLTLLIPLQYAVLVGVGLSIVMHIARQSNRIRVLRWVFDDEGFHPREVAPPSELPPGETVILTAYGSLFFASAQSFRAQLPQPTADSAGATVIMRLRGTEELGVTFLTMIRDYAAELRRHGATLMITGVEPRLAHQFTATGVGAIIGEENIFPLRRRFGDSLDEALAAIRDRGIPYDGDHDR is encoded by the coding sequence GTGCGGACGTACCTGGGCCGCTTCGGCGGACGCAGGACGCTGCGAAAGGACCTCGTCGCAGGTGTCGCGCTCGGGGTGGAGAGCGTGCCGGACGGCCTCGCCGCGGGCGTCCTCGCCGGCGTCAATCCCCTGTTCGGACTGAACGCCTACATGATCGGCACGTTCACGGGGGCGCTCACCACCGGTTCGGTGTTCATGAGCGTGCAGGCGACCGGCGCCATGTCCGTCATCCTCGCCGACGTGCCCGAGATGCAGGGCCCCCTCGCCGCGACCGCGATCGCGACCGTCACGGTCATGGCCGGGCTCATCATGCTGGGCCTCGGTCTGGCACGGCTCGGCAGCCTCGTGCGCTTCATCCCGACGGCTGTGCTCATCGGGTTCGTCAACGCCGTCGCGATCAACATCGTCCTCGGCCAGCTCGACAACCTCACGGGCTTCACCAGCACGGGGGCCAACCGCCTAGTGCGGGCCCTGGACAGCGCGCTGGGGATGGCGCACTTCAGCTGGCCTTCGCTGATCGTCGGCGCGCTGACCGCCGCCGTCATCCTCGTGCTCGAACGCACCCGTCTCGGCGCACTGGCGATGGTCGTCGCGGTCGTCGCCGGCTCGGCTGCCGCGCTGCTCATGCCGAACCAATCGGTCGCGACGGTCGGCGACCTCGCTGAGGTCACCCGATCGCTTCCCGGCCTGTCGCTGCCCGATCCGCTGCTCGTCCTGTCGCTCATCGTCCCCGCGCTCTCGCTCGCCCTCGTCGGGCTCGTCCAGGGCGCGGCGATCTCGGGTTCGGTGCCGAACCCCGACGGCACCTATCCGAACGCGTCGGCGGACTTCCGCGGCCAGGGCATCGCCAACATCGCGACGGGGATGCTGCAGGGCATGCCGGTCGGCGGATCGATGTCCGCGACGGCACTGGTGCGTGCGGCCGGCGCGAAGACCGCTCTCGCGAACCTGACGGCCGGCGTCGTCATGCTCGTGACGCTTCTGGTGTGCGGCCCGCTCATCGAATACGTCGCCATGCCGGCGCTCGCCGCGCTGCTGATCCTCATCGGCATCCGGACGTTCAAGTTCCACCAGATCACGATGGTGTGGCGCACCGGAGCCATGCAGATCGCCGTGTTCCTCGTGACCTTCGTGCTGACGCTGCTGATCCCGTTGCAGTACGCGGTGCTCGTCGGCGTCGGGCTGTCGATCGTGATGCACATCGCCCGGCAGTCCAACCGGATCCGCGTCCTGCGGTGGGTGTTCGACGACGAGGGGTTCCACCCGCGCGAGGTCGCCCCGCCGTCCGAGCTGCCGCCGGGCGAGACCGTGATCCTCACCGCGTACGGGAGCCTGTTCTTCGCGTCGGCGCAGTCCTTCCGCGCTCAGCTGCCGCAGCCGACCGCCGACTCCGCCGGGGCGACCGTGATCATGCGACTGCGCGGCACGGAAGAGCTCGGTGTGACGTTCCTCACGATGATCCGCGACTACGCGGCCGAGCTGCGCAGGCACGGGGCGACGTTGATGATCACGGGCGTCGAACCGCGCCTGGCCCACCAGTTCACGGCGACCGGCGTCGGGGCGATCATCGGCGAGGAGAACATCTTCCCGTTGCGCCGCCGTTTCGGCGACTCCCTGGACGAAGCTCTGGCGGCGATCCGGGACCGCGGGATCCCCTACGATGGCGATCATGACCGCTGA
- a CDS encoding DUF6804 family protein — MHASRSSEPPLQRNALAPGILAAIALFLSPLVPDGFGATIVRFVVTILALIVAWFAVQAGQWWWTIVFIAVAVFWNPIFAVEVDYGVWAVAGVIGALLFLAAGATIKNARIES, encoded by the coding sequence ATGCACGCCTCCCGTTCATCGGAACCGCCACTCCAGCGCAACGCGCTCGCGCCGGGCATCCTCGCCGCGATCGCCCTGTTCCTCTCACCGCTCGTGCCGGACGGCTTCGGAGCGACGATCGTCCGCTTCGTCGTCACCATCCTGGCGCTCATCGTCGCGTGGTTCGCCGTCCAGGCGGGACAGTGGTGGTGGACCATCGTGTTCATCGCGGTGGCCGTGTTCTGGAATCCGATCTTCGCGGTCGAGGTGGACTACGGGGTCTGGGCCGTGGCCGGCGTCATCGGCGCCCTCCTGTTCCTCGCGGCGGGTGCGACGATCAAGAATGCGCGGATCGAGTCCTAG
- a CDS encoding LacI family DNA-binding transcriptional regulator, whose amino-acid sequence MARVTLKTIAEHVGVSRMTVSNAFSRPDQLSEDLRARILIAAEELGYAGPDPAARALARGRTGVIGMVLTNSARDAFTDDVAVGFVRAVAGSLADAGYSLVLLHSSGDDGVVPARDIAMDGAIVYSCDPATSAFTALRERRLPIVNVEGSPHPGVPDVALDNTTGARQAAQHLVDLGHTRIAIVLAALDADDALASTIPLETPSTTIAGRMAGWMAPLERAGIDPILIGTPGLAIDDLLTERIERMLDDPPTAVLAFSDLAALEVMERAKARGLRVPEQISIIGFDDNPIASRVSPPLTTVRQDIDAKGEAAAATLLGLLRGEDAISPHPLPTELVVRASTAPADDRPARP is encoded by the coding sequence GTGGCGCGAGTGACGCTGAAGACGATCGCCGAGCACGTCGGCGTCAGCCGCATGACGGTCTCGAACGCCTTCTCCCGACCCGACCAGCTCTCCGAAGACCTGCGTGCTCGGATTCTGATCGCCGCGGAGGAACTGGGCTATGCGGGGCCCGACCCGGCAGCGCGTGCTCTCGCACGCGGCCGCACCGGAGTGATCGGCATGGTGCTGACGAACTCGGCACGGGACGCGTTCACCGACGACGTCGCGGTGGGCTTCGTCCGCGCGGTCGCCGGCTCGTTGGCCGACGCCGGATACTCCCTCGTGCTGCTGCATTCGTCCGGCGATGACGGTGTGGTTCCGGCCCGCGACATCGCGATGGACGGCGCCATCGTCTATTCGTGCGATCCCGCGACGTCCGCGTTCACGGCGCTGCGCGAACGCCGACTGCCGATCGTGAACGTCGAAGGCTCACCGCACCCCGGCGTGCCGGATGTCGCCCTCGACAATACGACCGGCGCACGCCAGGCGGCTCAGCACCTGGTGGATCTGGGGCACACGCGCATCGCGATCGTCCTGGCCGCACTGGATGCCGACGACGCCCTCGCGTCGACGATCCCGCTCGAGACGCCGTCGACGACCATCGCGGGGCGGATGGCGGGCTGGATGGCTCCGCTCGAACGGGCCGGAATCGATCCGATCCTCATCGGCACCCCCGGCCTCGCGATCGACGATCTCCTGACCGAGCGGATCGAACGGATGCTCGATGACCCGCCGACCGCCGTCCTGGCGTTCTCCGACCTCGCCGCCCTCGAGGTCATGGAGCGCGCGAAGGCACGTGGCCTGCGCGTCCCCGAGCAGATCTCGATCATCGGCTTCGACGACAATCCGATCGCGTCACGCGTGTCTCCACCGCTGACCACCGTCCGCCAGGACATCGACGCGAAGGGCGAAGCGGCGGCGGCGACCCTGCTCGGGCTGCTGCGCGGGGAGGATGCGATCTCTCCGCATCCGCTGCCGACCGAGCTGGTGGTCAGGGCGTCCACGGCTCCTGCAGACGACAGGCCAGCGCGCCCGTAG
- the helR gene encoding RNA polymerase recycling motor ATPase HelR: MNHPSPTVFDLPERLAAKADPTLIADDIDHFDRIAATLEDAISSASVRLDAVLHSPAGVGGAAVERDLEIHRLNARLGLLRRYGIDLCLGRMVPEQGRPVYIGRVGLTDADGEPLLIDWRAPASEPFFAASHGDPMGLASRRRYRWTGRRISDYWDEVFSAEGLENRAALDDQSAFIASLGASRSPRMRDVLATIQSDQDAIIRAGSDGALVVDGGPGTGKTVVALHRAAYFLYAEPRIAKGGGGVLVVGPHEPYLAYVDDVLPSLGEDGVQTCTLRDLVPEGSGTVAETDARAAEVKADARLLDAVRNAVHAYRRPPQHTMIVETEWADIPLTPDDWADAFDAVEPGTAHDDARPEIWRAIVEILARRVRAPQRVLAPVLAQNAALAAAFDRAWPLLDPAALVAALWSDPAFLRRCAPWLTDADVGRLVRDRGAAWTTSDLPVLDAARRLIGDPAAEQVRRERSARLASERAYRDDVSDYLIASSDNDLGLMSMLKGDDLRNSLDDLDTLPEVAADPLAGPFAHIIVDEAQELTDAEWQMLLARCPSRSFTIVGDRAQARHGFTDTWESRLTRAGLRDVHVSSLTVNYRTPSEIMAAAAPVIREAIPDANVPTSIRDSGVPVRHGELRDLDEILAAWLDANEDGTAAVIGTAPPAAPPRVLSLTPETAKGLEFDLVVLIDPEAWGDGVEGAVDRYVAMTRSTRELVILRTATLTREG; the protein is encoded by the coding sequence GTGAACCACCCGTCCCCCACTGTTTTCGACCTCCCCGAGCGTCTCGCCGCGAAGGCGGACCCGACCCTCATCGCCGACGACATCGACCACTTCGACCGCATCGCGGCGACACTCGAGGACGCGATCTCCTCGGCATCCGTCCGCCTGGACGCCGTCCTGCATTCCCCCGCCGGCGTCGGCGGCGCGGCCGTCGAGCGCGACCTGGAGATCCATCGACTCAACGCCCGCCTCGGGCTCCTGCGGCGCTACGGGATCGACCTGTGCCTCGGACGGATGGTCCCCGAGCAGGGCCGTCCGGTGTATATCGGACGCGTCGGACTGACGGATGCCGACGGCGAACCGCTCCTGATCGACTGGCGCGCCCCGGCCTCCGAGCCGTTCTTCGCGGCCAGTCACGGAGACCCGATGGGGCTGGCCAGTCGTCGACGCTACCGCTGGACCGGACGGCGCATCAGCGACTACTGGGACGAGGTCTTCTCCGCGGAAGGACTGGAGAACCGTGCGGCGCTGGACGACCAGTCCGCGTTCATCGCGAGCCTCGGCGCCAGCCGCTCCCCGCGCATGCGCGACGTGCTCGCGACGATCCAGTCGGACCAGGATGCGATCATCCGTGCCGGCTCCGACGGAGCGCTCGTCGTCGACGGAGGGCCCGGCACGGGCAAGACCGTTGTCGCACTGCACCGCGCCGCGTACTTCCTCTACGCCGAACCGCGCATCGCGAAGGGCGGCGGCGGAGTGCTCGTCGTGGGACCGCACGAGCCCTACCTCGCCTACGTGGACGACGTGCTGCCGAGTCTCGGCGAGGACGGCGTGCAGACGTGCACGCTGCGCGATCTGGTCCCCGAGGGCTCAGGGACCGTCGCCGAGACAGACGCTCGTGCGGCGGAGGTGAAGGCCGATGCGCGCCTTCTGGATGCCGTGCGCAACGCCGTCCACGCGTATCGACGACCGCCGCAGCACACCATGATCGTCGAGACCGAGTGGGCGGACATCCCGCTCACCCCTGACGACTGGGCCGACGCTTTCGACGCGGTCGAGCCCGGCACAGCGCACGACGACGCCCGCCCCGAGATCTGGCGCGCCATCGTCGAGATCCTGGCGCGCCGCGTCCGCGCACCGCAACGGGTCCTCGCACCGGTGCTCGCCCAGAACGCCGCTCTGGCGGCGGCGTTCGATCGGGCATGGCCGCTGCTCGACCCCGCAGCTCTCGTGGCGGCTCTCTGGTCGGATCCCGCCTTCCTGCGGCGCTGCGCCCCCTGGCTCACGGATGCCGACGTCGGCAGGCTCGTTCGCGATCGCGGCGCGGCGTGGACGACCTCCGACCTGCCCGTCCTGGATGCCGCGCGCCGCTTGATCGGCGATCCTGCGGCCGAGCAGGTCCGCCGCGAACGATCGGCCCGCCTGGCATCCGAACGCGCCTACCGTGACGACGTCTCGGACTATCTGATCGCCAGCTCCGACAACGACCTCGGCCTGATGTCGATGCTCAAGGGCGACGATCTGCGCAATTCGCTGGACGATCTCGACACGCTGCCGGAGGTCGCGGCGGATCCGCTGGCCGGACCGTTCGCGCACATCATCGTGGACGAGGCGCAGGAGCTCACCGACGCCGAATGGCAGATGCTGCTGGCCCGCTGCCCGTCGCGCAGCTTCACGATCGTCGGGGACCGCGCGCAGGCCAGGCACGGATTCACCGACACCTGGGAGAGCCGCCTCACTCGCGCCGGACTGCGCGACGTGCACGTCTCCTCCCTCACCGTGAACTACCGCACGCCGTCCGAGATCATGGCGGCGGCAGCACCCGTGATCCGCGAGGCGATCCCCGACGCGAACGTGCCGACCTCGATCCGAGACAGCGGCGTACCCGTGCGTCACGGCGAGCTGCGCGACCTGGACGAGATCCTGGCCGCCTGGCTGGACGCGAACGAGGACGGTACGGCCGCCGTGATCGGCACCGCGCCGCCGGCCGCACCGCCGCGGGTGCTCTCGCTCACGCCCGAGACCGCGAAGGGACTCGAGTTCGATCTCGTCGTGCTCATCGACCCCGAGGCGTGGGGCGACGGCGTCGAAGGCGCTGTCGACCGCTACGTCGCCATGACGCGTTCGACCCGCGAGCTCGTCATCCTGCGTACCGCTACGCTCACCCGTGAGGGATGA
- a CDS encoding helix-turn-helix domain-containing protein, with the protein MQSVLRFRSRDVERVEETWQQFVPSAQLQRADRRDFRFDWASASLPEMSVVRYELAAGVASVVEPEAQILACRVTGGDAQVQSSKGPLPHGSAWITDGEPVSARWDGAATVRALIFDREAAERCARQISGDDRLTLTIRDASVRDADAEELWNRTFEYVLSALGSSAASDEVLRASLERHALTVTLSAFQTSFRDTMERSPQTRAAPVSVRRALAFIEANAHEPVTVDDVARAVHMSTRGLQRAFQRALDATPGEMLRRARLAGARRDLEQTDESVASIARRWGFSHPSRFAAYFRAEYGMLPGVVARLHR; encoded by the coding sequence GTGCAGTCGGTCCTCAGATTCCGCTCCCGGGATGTGGAGCGCGTGGAGGAGACCTGGCAGCAGTTCGTCCCCTCCGCGCAACTGCAACGCGCAGACCGGCGCGACTTCCGCTTCGACTGGGCGTCGGCGTCTCTTCCGGAGATGTCGGTGGTGCGCTACGAGCTCGCCGCCGGCGTCGCCTCGGTCGTCGAACCGGAGGCACAGATCCTCGCGTGCCGGGTGACGGGCGGCGATGCCCAGGTGCAGTCGTCGAAGGGGCCTCTGCCGCACGGCAGCGCGTGGATCACGGACGGCGAGCCCGTGAGCGCCCGGTGGGACGGTGCGGCGACCGTGCGCGCGCTCATCTTCGACCGCGAGGCCGCGGAGCGCTGTGCACGCCAGATCTCCGGTGACGATCGACTCACGCTGACGATCCGCGATGCGTCCGTGCGCGATGCCGACGCGGAGGAGCTCTGGAATCGGACGTTCGAGTACGTGCTGTCCGCGCTCGGATCGAGCGCGGCGTCGGACGAGGTGCTGCGCGCCTCGCTCGAGCGCCATGCGCTGACCGTGACGCTGAGCGCGTTCCAGACCTCGTTCCGCGACACCATGGAGCGTTCCCCGCAGACCAGGGCCGCGCCCGTGTCGGTGCGACGCGCACTCGCGTTCATCGAGGCCAACGCGCACGAGCCCGTGACGGTCGACGACGTGGCGCGGGCGGTGCACATGTCGACCCGAGGGCTGCAGCGCGCGTTCCAGCGGGCGCTGGACGCGACGCCGGGCGAGATGCTGCGGCGCGCACGTCTCGCCGGGGCCCGGAGGGACCTCGAGCAGACGGATGAATCGGTGGCGAGCATCGCCCGGCGCTGGGGCTTCTCGCACCCGTCGCGATTCGCCGCGTACTTCCGTGCCGAGTACGGGATGCTGCCCGGCGTTGTCGCCCGTCTGCACCGCTGA
- a CDS encoding MFS transporter, translating into MKRWNVVIVLGLAQFVMVLDGTVMNVSISTVVADLGTSVAAMQAAITFYTLTMAAFMLLGAKLGDVWGRRRAFVIGSCVYAIGSLITAVSPNVQTLFLGWSIVEGLGAVLVIPAIAALVADNYRGSDRVTAFAAIGAVSGAAVAAGPLIGGFVTTYFDWRYVFVAEVVIMIIVVLFARIITDATERQTMRIDLLSILLSSAGLVLVVFGMLQSKSWGWVLPLHLPVIAGVPIAPLGISLTTWFLGAGCALIALFVGRQRRLVARGGSPLLHVELFSLTPLRSGLAVLGAQYAVTAGLFFMVPVYLQMTLGLDALETGVKIFPLSISLILFSIVGTRLSTRWSPRRIVRIGQLVLLGSAFLLLGAATEDLRSAMFALGMFLAGSALGLLASQLGNVNMSSVTEQQTSEVGGLQGVFQNLGSSLGTALIGSVLIGALSTSFTSSVAASSLPEETRTVVYAATEAGVTIVPAAEVDDLAKNAGLDDADAAALSEIYRESQLASLRVAFVGLIAISALSLLFSRGIPADRPVQRRRDPVATG; encoded by the coding sequence GTGAAGAGATGGAATGTCGTCATCGTGCTCGGTCTCGCGCAGTTCGTCATGGTTCTGGACGGAACGGTGATGAACGTCTCGATCTCCACTGTCGTCGCTGACCTCGGCACGAGCGTGGCGGCCATGCAGGCTGCCATCACCTTCTACACGCTGACGATGGCGGCATTCATGCTGCTCGGCGCAAAGCTCGGGGACGTGTGGGGCAGACGCCGTGCCTTCGTGATCGGATCCTGTGTGTACGCGATCGGTTCGCTCATCACGGCGGTGAGTCCCAACGTGCAGACGCTCTTCCTCGGCTGGTCGATCGTCGAAGGTCTGGGTGCCGTCCTCGTGATCCCCGCGATCGCCGCACTCGTGGCGGACAACTACCGCGGGAGCGATCGCGTCACCGCGTTCGCGGCCATCGGGGCGGTCTCGGGTGCCGCCGTCGCGGCCGGTCCACTCATCGGCGGATTCGTGACCACGTACTTCGACTGGCGCTACGTCTTCGTCGCCGAGGTCGTCATCATGATCATCGTCGTACTGTTCGCGCGCATCATCACCGACGCGACCGAACGTCAGACCATGCGAATCGATCTTCTCAGCATCCTGCTGTCCTCCGCAGGCCTCGTCCTCGTCGTGTTCGGCATGCTGCAGAGCAAGTCCTGGGGCTGGGTCCTACCGCTGCACCTGCCCGTGATCGCCGGGGTCCCGATCGCTCCACTCGGGATCTCGCTGACCACGTGGTTCCTCGGCGCGGGCTGCGCGCTCATCGCGCTGTTCGTCGGACGTCAACGCCGCCTGGTCGCGCGCGGCGGATCGCCGCTTCTGCACGTGGAGCTGTTCTCCCTGACGCCGCTGCGCAGCGGGCTCGCCGTGCTCGGCGCGCAGTACGCCGTCACTGCCGGACTCTTCTTCATGGTGCCGGTGTACCTGCAGATGACCCTGGGACTAGATGCGCTCGAGACCGGGGTCAAGATCTTCCCGCTGTCGATCTCGCTGATCCTGTTCTCCATCGTCGGCACGCGGTTGTCCACGCGATGGTCTCCCAGACGCATCGTACGAATCGGGCAGCTCGTTCTCCTGGGCAGTGCCTTTCTGCTGCTCGGCGCCGCCACTGAGGATCTGCGCAGCGCAATGTTCGCGCTCGGCATGTTCCTGGCGGGCAGCGCATTGGGGCTGTTGGCCTCCCAACTCGGCAACGTCAACATGTCGAGCGTCACGGAGCAGCAGACCAGCGAAGTCGGCGGGCTGCAGGGAGTATTCCAGAACCTCGGCTCGTCGCTCGGCACCGCGCTCATCGGTTCGGTGCTGATCGGAGCATTGTCGACGTCCTTCACATCGAGCGTGGCAGCCAGCAGTCTCCCGGAAGAGACCAGGACGGTCGTCTACGCCGCGACTGAGGCCGGTGTCACCATCGTGCCCGCCGCTGAGGTCGACGATCTGGCGAAGAACGCCGGCCTGGATGACGCCGACGCCGCAGCGCTGTCAGAGATCTACCGCGAGTCGCAGCTGGCGTCACTGCGCGTGGCCTTCGTGGGGCTGATCGCGATCAGCGCGCTGTCTTTGCTGTTCTCCCGGGGCATACCCGCGGACCGACCCGTGCAACGCCGACGCGATCCGGTCGCCACCGGGTAG
- a CDS encoding SufS family cysteine desulfurase, which produces MSFSTTDADALTDAEVRRIAADFPILGTEVNAHPLVYLDSGATSQRPLAVLDAERDYLLSLNAAVHRGAHTLAAEATELFEDARATVAGFIGADEGELVWTSNATEAVNLVAYAISNASVGRGGAAAEPLRIGRGDEIVTTEMEHHANLIPWQELAARTGANLRVIPVDDDGALRLDELDEYITERTRLVAVTHVSNVLGVVNPIERLVAAAHEVGALLLLDACQSVPHLPVDVRALDVDFAVFSGHKMLGPTGIGALYGRRSLLEAMPPFLTGGSMITTVSTTDAEYLPPPQRFEAGTQRVSQAIALAAAVRYLDGVGMPRIAAHESELGHRLVDGLGAIDGVRVLGAGIDLPRVGLASIDVTGIHSHDLGQFLDDRGIAVRVGHHCAQPLHRRLGVTSSTRASTYLYNTTDDVDAVIDGVTAAIDFFRRVR; this is translated from the coding sequence ATGAGCTTCTCGACCACCGACGCGGACGCGCTGACCGATGCCGAAGTGCGACGGATCGCGGCGGATTTCCCGATCCTCGGCACCGAGGTCAATGCGCACCCGCTCGTCTACCTCGACTCGGGTGCCACGTCGCAGCGCCCGCTGGCGGTGCTGGACGCGGAGCGCGACTACCTGCTGAGCCTGAACGCCGCCGTGCACCGAGGGGCGCACACGCTCGCGGCCGAGGCCACCGAGCTCTTCGAGGACGCCCGTGCCACCGTCGCGGGTTTCATCGGCGCCGACGAGGGCGAACTGGTGTGGACATCTAACGCGACCGAAGCCGTCAACCTCGTCGCATACGCGATCTCGAACGCGTCCGTCGGGCGAGGGGGAGCGGCGGCCGAACCGCTGCGGATCGGTCGCGGCGACGAGATCGTCACGACCGAGATGGAGCACCACGCGAATCTCATCCCGTGGCAGGAGCTCGCAGCGCGCACGGGGGCGAACCTGCGCGTCATCCCCGTCGACGACGACGGCGCACTGCGGCTCGATGAGCTCGACGAGTACATCACCGAGCGCACCCGGCTCGTCGCCGTCACCCACGTCTCCAACGTGCTCGGCGTGGTGAACCCCATCGAACGGTTGGTCGCAGCAGCGCACGAAGTGGGAGCGCTGCTCCTGCTGGACGCCTGCCAGTCCGTGCCGCACCTGCCCGTCGACGTGCGGGCCCTGGATGTCGACTTCGCCGTGTTCTCGGGGCACAAGATGCTCGGCCCGACCGGGATCGGCGCTCTGTACGGCCGGCGATCGCTGCTCGAGGCGATGCCGCCGTTCCTCACGGGCGGCTCCATGATCACCACCGTGTCGACGACCGATGCGGAGTACCTGCCACCGCCGCAGCGCTTCGAGGCCGGCACGCAGCGCGTCTCGCAGGCGATCGCGCTCGCCGCGGCCGTGCGCTACCTCGACGGGGTGGGGATGCCGAGGATCGCCGCCCACGAGTCCGAGCTCGGCCACCGTCTGGTCGACGGGCTGGGCGCGATCGACGGGGTGCGCGTCCTGGGCGCCGGCATCGACCTGCCGCGTGTGGGTCTCGCGAGCATCGACGTCACCGGCATCCACTCGCACGACCTCGGCCAGTTCCTCGACGACCGCGGCATCGCGGTCCGTGTGGGGCATCACTGCGCCCAGCCGCTGCACCGCCGCCTCGGGGTCACGTCCTCGACGAGGGCGAGCACCTATCTCTACAACACGACCGACGATGTGGACGCCGTGATCGACGGCGTCACCGCGGCCATCGACTTCTTCCGGAGGGTCCGATGA
- the sufU gene encoding Fe-S cluster assembly sulfur transfer protein SufU: protein MSSSDLQNLYQELILDHSRTPHGYGLRDAVPSQSHQVNPTCGDEITLQVHRADDGTIEAVAWEGHGCAISQASASLFAELVEGMPQADVERRIDVFREAMRSRGKIEPDPELLGDAAALGGVSRYVARVKCAMLAWVAAEDALRKLDA, encoded by the coding sequence ATGAGTTCATCCGATCTGCAGAACCTGTACCAAGAGCTCATCCTCGACCATTCGCGCACGCCGCACGGATACGGGCTGCGCGATGCGGTCCCGTCGCAGTCGCACCAGGTCAACCCGACCTGCGGCGACGAGATCACCCTGCAGGTGCACCGCGCGGACGACGGCACGATCGAGGCCGTGGCCTGGGAGGGGCACGGCTGCGCGATCTCGCAGGCCTCTGCATCGCTGTTCGCCGAGTTGGTCGAGGGGATGCCGCAGGCGGACGTCGAGCGGCGCATCGACGTGTTCAGGGAGGCGATGCGCTCGCGCGGCAAGATCGAACCCGACCCCGAACTGCTCGGCGACGCCGCGGCCCTCGGCGGCGTCTCGCGATACGTCGCCCGCGTGAAGTGCGCCATGCTCGCCTGGGTGGCGGCGGAGGACGCGCTGCGCAAGCTCGACGCCTGA
- a CDS encoding ion channel, which yields MEESTATRGATRRWIQTVSGPGSGWRTGYWLVLVLLVISYGLCAAEPTTDPSAIAFLVQLVTVAVTLRITGAARIVQRIAWLVLSVAGLAAVGTQLLDTRGHALDIGLAAASAIAFLIAPAAIIAHQVHRRGLDLEALLAALTAYALVGMFFTFVYNLIGLAGGGPIFGDASPDSLSAQLFFSFTTLTTTGFGNIVPAGPGVQTIAVAEAITGQLFLITAVARIMRGTRTPADIAAPDPRPTSPKESAP from the coding sequence GATCCAAACCGTGTCCGGGCCGGGATCCGGCTGGCGCACCGGCTATTGGCTGGTCCTCGTTCTGCTCGTCATCTCCTACGGACTCTGCGCGGCTGAGCCTACGACGGACCCGAGCGCGATCGCGTTCCTCGTCCAGCTCGTGACGGTCGCTGTCACCCTTCGGATCACGGGTGCCGCCAGAATCGTCCAGAGGATAGCCTGGCTCGTGCTCAGCGTCGCAGGCCTGGCTGCGGTCGGTACGCAGCTTCTCGATACGCGCGGCCATGCCCTCGACATCGGACTCGCGGCGGCATCGGCCATCGCGTTCCTCATCGCGCCCGCGGCGATCATCGCGCACCAGGTGCATCGCCGCGGTCTCGATCTCGAAGCACTGCTGGCCGCTCTGACCGCCTACGCCCTGGTAGGGATGTTCTTCACTTTCGTCTACAACCTGATCGGTCTCGCTGGGGGCGGCCCGATCTTCGGTGACGCGAGTCCCGATTCGCTGTCGGCGCAGTTGTTCTTCTCCTTCACGACCCTCACGACGACCGGCTTCGGAAACATCGTGCCGGCCGGTCCCGGTGTGCAGACCATCGCCGTCGCCGAGGCGATCACCGGCCAGCTCTTCCTCATCACGGCCGTCGCCCGGATCATGCGAGGAACGCGGACGCCGGCGGACATCGCAGCACCCGACCCCCGGCCCACGTCGCCGAAGGAGAGCGCACCGTGA